The proteins below are encoded in one region of Penaeus chinensis breed Huanghai No. 1 chromosome 25, ASM1920278v2, whole genome shotgun sequence:
- the LOC125038508 gene encoding NFX1-type zinc finger-containing protein 1-like isoform X1, with translation MTGPREKDVNLGLQRPSDTKGQMLSQSRPVTSRELEDLLKLHPKEAAQKLLHRRSSCLLVQKQEVQAESLMLLVQVLAHVAASSWKENIGELILLMCEQRFFDRMCSHTMRIRRIYPEKCHDFLKHLFILLEAYAEAMIVVAVDSLSNLIDICMAVLPVTEDADLLKKYEQLQKLILEEQQKWYNDGPGRKGAISLLDNAEPPEDFREVPSFPTCEELLKRRKPFFRRNVTKGAYKDNNHYLDVQFRLLREDFTRPLREGINDFKEGVRNRDIRVYKDVTISKPVIKQGEIMHIARVKLPKNISFKKSKRLMHENLLCLSNDGFKTLLLGTVADTDDLECKGFLGIKLISDHQMVDLKGSFVIIESKAYFMAYRYVLQGLKNLTDKVPFEPYIIHVNPNVDIPEYLRKDTLYDLRVVKDLGLMVKPAMVKKPTSSPLCNVPMRSDLDTWPTSEELGLDDSQRRALHNALTRCFAVIQGPPGTGKTFIGLKITQILLHNSHIWNHKVKSSPILIISFTNHALDQFLEGISEYTNKIVRVGSRTNSTTIARFQIKHIVRSLRITRVTREHGVKEIKQEIEHVEKKIKKLQVRAECLECPPGILRLNEFVTVIPKIFMLQLREAPLSLWLLDQRLLGEAKMNVKRQNKVFKPACNVPSDLQFEVTFESLEKQRKEFESNKNVLAQMGIHFLLRQMEALQIGLQIHEDPDKIVELEKTCDNVWRLGIVRRWQLYKHWVRKVRCQVLDESSSAVDSHRKLSEDLQKCKNELSLYAMKQASVVGMTTTAAARNAQVLKDLAPSIVIIEEAAEVLESHVVTSLTTQCKHVIQIGDHQQLRPSATVHELATKYELEISLFERMIRNGLPFATLEFQHRMRPSISTLLVPSIYPALKDSPSVRDFPHIRGLQKDVFFFSHTYPEEKKAGDDLTHENVREAQFLMGLCRHLMLQGYTPDEVTILAAYSGQFFLLRKLQQKDPECKDVKICVLDNFQGEENKIILLSLVRNNDKGVVGFLHTKNRVCVALSRAKHGFYIAGNMDMLTASSDLWRKIKQDLVKGESLGNALVLKCENHPENFQSVKCYEDFLAKSPNGGCLMQCGQKLPNCDHLCEWNCHMNDMQHTKYKCSKPCSKVRCDLNHPCPKLCWQKCGPCGTIVTKTFPCGHTPTLPCKEEACPTLVERVMAYCQHRVTVPCHSQEEVIPCPVECDSRLACSHMCRLKCHATEDPDHQNYICKKKCLKLRRGCTQDHRCPQTCGEPCVLCLIPVTKLLLCGHEAKQIECHLPVHEIRCSVKVGKILACGHEAQDVECSSIKSIKCTVLTTQTLPCGHEVNYAACGAATEEVLCRENCLEILDCGHTCKKLCHEECGDCSVKVSKTLACGHEAQDIECSSTTKNIKCTALTTLVLPCGHELDVACGTRAEALRCTKKCMKTLDCGHICKKLCSEICGGCLVKVEKTIPKCGHVIEVILPSFAWM, from the exons ATGACGGGACCGCGAGAAAAGGACGTCAACCTGGGCTTGCAGAGACCGTCCGACACCAAAGGTCAAATGCTGAGTCAGAGCAGACCTGTCACTTCCAGGGAACTCGAGGACCTTCTCAAACTCCATCCCAAGGAGGCCGCTCAGAAGCTCCTGCATCGAAGGTCTAGTTGCCTTTTGGTTCAGAAGCAGGAAGTGCAGGCTGAATCTCTGATGCTCCTGGTCCAAGTCCTTGCCCATGTCGCAGCTAGTTCCTGGAAGGAGAACATCGGTGAACTGATCCTCTTGATGTGTGAACAAAGATTCTTCGACAGGATGTGTTCCCATACCATGAGAATAAGAAGGATTTACCCTGAAAAATGCCATGATTTCCTTAAACACTTGTTTATCCTTTTAGAAGCTTATGCTGAAGCAATGATAGTTGTTGCTGTGGACAGTCTGTCGAATCTGATTGACATATGTATGGCAGTGTTACCAGTAACTGAGGATGCAGACTTGTTAAAGAAATATGAACAGTTACAGAAATTGATTTTGGAAGAGCAGCAAAAGTGGTACAACGACGGCCCTGGAAGGAAGGGAGCGATTTCCCTTTTGGATAATGCGGAACCTCCAGAAGATTTCAGAGAAGTTCCTTCATTTCCAACATGTGAAGAACTTCTTAAAAGACGAAAACCCTTCTTTCGCAGGAATGTCACAAAGGGAGCgtacaaagataataatcattacttagATGTACAGTTCCGGTTGCTACGTGAGGACTTCACAAGACCTCTAAGAGAAGGCATCAATGATTTCAAAGAAGGTGTTCGCAACAGAGATATCAGAGTTTACAAAGATGTTACTATCAGCAAACCTGTCATCAAACAAGGGGAAATCATGCACATAGCCCGTGTGAAGCTTCCGAAGAATATCAGTTTTAAAAAAAGCAAGCGACTGATGCATGAGAACTTACTGTGTCTCAGCAACGATGGTTTTAAAACGTTGCTCCTTGGAACAGTTGCTGATACTGACGATCTGGAATGCAAAGGATTCCTGGGGATTAAATTGATTTCTGATCATCAGATGGTAGACCTCAAAGGCAGTTTTGTCATAATAGAGTCCAAAGCATACTTTATGGCTTACAGATACGTCCTCCAAGGCTTGAAAAACCTGACAGATAAAGTACCATTCGAGCCATACATCATCCATGTAAACCCAAATGTCGACATCCCAGAGTACTTAAGGAAGGATACATTATATGACTTACGTGTTGTCAAGGATCTGGGGCTCATGGTCAAGCCAGCCATGGTTAAGAAACCTACATcctctcccctttgcaatgttccTATGAGGAGTGACCTTGACACATGGCCCACATCAGAGGAACTTGGCTTGGATGACTCGCAACGTCGAGCTTTGCACAATGCTCTTACTCGATGTTTTGCAGTCATCCAGGGACCTCCTGGAACTGGAAAAACCTTCATTGGCCTTAAGATTACGCAGATATTGCTCCATAATAGCCATATCTGGAATCATAAAGTTAAATCTAGCCCAATACTGATTATCTCCTTTACAAACCATGCATTGGATCAGTTCCTCGAGGGAATATCAGAATACACTAACAAGATTGTCCGAGTGGGAAGCAGAACCAATAGTACAACTATAGCTAGATTCCAGATCAAACATATAGTAAGATCGTTACGAATAACACGTGTAACCCGAGAGCAcggagtaaaagaaataaaacaagagataGAACACGtagagaaaaagattaaaaaactTCAAGTGAGAGCAGAGTGCCTTGAGTGCCCACCAGGAATCTTAAGACTGAATGAATTTGTGACAGTTATTCCAAAGATTTTCATGTTGCAGCTACGTGAAGCACCTCTGTCACTTTGGCTGTTAGATCAGCGCCTACTGGGAGAAGCCAAAATGAACGTGAAAAGGCAGAACAAAGTCTTCAAACCAGCTTGTAATGTGCCTTCAGACCTCCAGTTTGAAGTAACTTTCGAGTCTctagagaaacagaggaaagagtTCGAAAGCAACAAGAATGTATTGGCACAGATGGGCATCCACTTTCTTCTACGTCAGATGGAAGCCTTGCAAATAGGTCTCCAGATCCACGAAGACCCAGACAAGATTGTCGAATTGGAGAAAACATGTGACAACGTCTGGAGACTGGGAATCGTAAGACGTTGGCAACTGTACAAGCACTGGGTAAGGAAAGTTCGCTGCCAGGTGTTGGACGAGTCATCTTCCGCAGTAGACTCTCACAGGAAATTGAGTGAAGATTTGCAAAAATGTAAAAATGAGTTGTCATTATATGCCATGAAACAAGCATCTGTTGTAGGTATGACAACTACTGCAGCTGCCAGAAATGCACAAGTTCTGAAAGATCTTGCTCCCTCTATAG TGATTATTGAAGAAGCAGCAGAGGTCTTGGAATCACATGTTGTAACTTCTCTCACGACACAGTGCAAGCATGTTATCCAGATAg GCGACCACCAGCAGCTTCGACCAAGTGCGACAGTCCACGAATTGGCCACGAAATATGAACTTGAAATCTCCCTCTTTGAGAGAATGATTAGAAATGGATTGCC CTTCGCGACCCTGGAATTCCAACACCGGATGAGACCAAGCATTTCAACGCTGCTTGTGCCGTCCATTTACCCGGCACTGAAAGACAGTCCTTCCGTAAGGGACTTCCCTCACATCAGGGGGCTTCAGAAGGacgtgtttttcttctctcatacGTATCCGGAagaaaag AAAGCTGGCGATGACTTAACCCACGAAAACGTACGTGAGGCTCAGTTCCTCATGGGGCTCTGCCGTCACCTCATGTTGCAGGGTTACACGCCGGATGAGGTGACCATCCTCGCCGCCTACTCTGGACAATTCTTTCTTCTTCGAAAA CTTCAGCAGAAAGACCCAGAGTGCAAAGATGTGAAGATTTGTGTCTTGGACAATTTTCAGGGTGAAGAGAACAAGATCATACTGCTCTCTTTGGTTCGCAACAATGACAAAGGTGTCGTTGGGTTCCTCCACACTAAGAACAGAGTGTGCGTTGCTCTGTCACGGGCCAAACATGGCTTCTATATCGCCGGCAACATGGACATGCTCACGGCTTCTAGTGATCTGTGGAGGAAGATCAAACAGGATCTTGTCAAAGGGGAATCCTTAGGGAATGCCCTGGTCCTCAAATGTGAAAATCACCCCGAAAACTTTCAGTCTGTGAAGTGTTATGAGGATTTCTTGGCTAAAAGTCCCAATGGAGGTTGCCTCATGCAATGTGGCCAAAAACTGCCTAACTGTGATCATCTCTGTGAGTGGAACTGCCACATGAACGACATGCAACACACGAAGTACAAGTGCAGTAAACCTTGTTCTAAGGTGAGATGTGATTTAAACCACCCCTGTCCAAAATTATGCTGGCAAAAATGTGGCCCCTGTGGAACTATCGTAACCAAGACCTTCCCTTGTGGCCACACACCTACACTGCCTTGTAAAGAGGAAGCTTGCCCAACATTAGTAGAGAGAGTGATGGCATATTGTCAGCACAGGGTCACTGTGCCTTGTCACTCACAGGAAGAGGTAATACCTTGTCCAGTTGAGTGCGACAGTCGCCTTGCATGCAGTCATATGTGTAGGCTGAAGTGCCACGCCACGGAGGACCCAGACCATCAGAACTACATTTGTAAGAAGAAATGCCTCAAGCTCAGACGTGGATGCACACAAGATCACCGATGCCCCCAAACATGTGGAGAGCCATGTGTCTTATGTCTCATACCAGTGACAAAACTGCTTCTTTGTGGTCATGAGGCGAAACAAATAGAGTGCCATTTGCCGGTACATGAAATTCGGTGCTCGGTAAAAGTCGGTAAAATTCTTGCATGTGGCCACGAAGCACAGGATGTTGAGTGCAGCAGCATCAAAAGCATCAAATGTACAGTCTTAACGACTCAGACCCTGCCATGTGGGCATGAGGTTAATTATGCGGCATGTGGTGCAGCAACAGAGGAAGTCCTATGCCGTGAAAACTGCCTGGAAATCTTAGATTGTGGTCATACCTGCAAAAAACTTTGCCATGAAGAATGTGGCGATTGCTCGGTAAAAGTCAGCAAAACTCTTGCGTGTGGCCACGAAGCACAAGATATTGAGTGCAGCAGCACCACCAAAAACATAAAATGTACAGCCTTAACAACTCTGGTTCTGCCATGTGGACATGAGCTAGATGTGGCATGTGGTACAAGAGCAGAAGCCCTAAGATGCACTAAAAAGTGCATGAAAACCTTAGACTGTGGTCACATTTGCAAAAAGCTTTGCAGCGAAATATGTGGCGGTTGTTTAGTGAAAGTTGAAAAGACAATACCGAAGTGTGGCCACGTCATTGAGGTAATTCTCCCAAGTTTTGCATGGAtgtga
- the LOC125038508 gene encoding NFX1-type zinc finger-containing protein 1-like isoform X2 — protein MTGPREKDVNLGLQRPSDTKGQMLSQSRPVTSRELEDLLKLHPKEAAQKLLHRRSSCLLVQKQEVQAESLMLLVQVLAHVAASSWKENIGELILLMCEQRFFDRMCSHTMRIRRIYPEKCHDFLKHLFILLEAYAEAMIVVAVDSLSNLIDICMAVLPVTEDADLLKKYEQLQKLILEEQQKWYNDGPGRKGAISLLDNAEPPEDFREVPSFPTCEELLKRRKPFFRRNVTKGAYKDNNHYLDVQFRLLREDFTRPLREGINDFKEGVRNRDIRVYKDVTISKPVIKQGEIMHIARVKLPKNISFKKSKRLMHENLLCLSNDGFKTLLLGTVADTDDLECKGFLGIKLISDHQMVDLKGSFVIIESKAYFMAYRYVLQGLKNLTDKVPFEPYIIHVNPNVDIPEYLRKDTLYDLRVVKDLGLMVKPAMVKKPTSSPLCNVPMRSDLDTWPTSEELGLDDSQRRALHNALTRCFAVIQGPPGTGKTFIGLKITQILLHNSHIWNHKVKSSPILIISFTNHALDQFLEGISEYTNKIVRVGSRTNSTTIARFQIKHIVRSLRITRVTREHGVKEIKQEIEHVEKKIKKLQVRAECLECPPGILRLNEFVTVIPKIFMLQLREAPLSLWLLDQRLLGEAKMNVKRQNKVFKPACNVPSDLQFEVTFESLEKQRKEFESNKNVLAQMGIHFLLRQMEALQIGLQIHEDPDKIVELEKTCDNVWRLGIVRRWQLYKHWVRKVRCQVLDESSSAVDSHRKLSEDLQKCKNELSLYAMKQASVVGMTTTAAARNAQVLKDLAPSIVIIEEAAEVLESHVVTSLTTQCKHVIQIGDHQQLRPSATVHELATKYELEISLFERMIRNGLPFATLEFQHRMRPSISTLLVPSIYPALKDSPSVRDFPHIRGLQKDVFFFSHTYPEEKLQQKDPECKDVKICVLDNFQGEENKIILLSLVRNNDKGVVGFLHTKNRVCVALSRAKHGFYIAGNMDMLTASSDLWRKIKQDLVKGESLGNALVLKCENHPENFQSVKCYEDFLAKSPNGGCLMQCGQKLPNCDHLCEWNCHMNDMQHTKYKCSKPCSKVRCDLNHPCPKLCWQKCGPCGTIVTKTFPCGHTPTLPCKEEACPTLVERVMAYCQHRVTVPCHSQEEVIPCPVECDSRLACSHMCRLKCHATEDPDHQNYICKKKCLKLRRGCTQDHRCPQTCGEPCVLCLIPVTKLLLCGHEAKQIECHLPVHEIRCSVKVGKILACGHEAQDVECSSIKSIKCTVLTTQTLPCGHEVNYAACGAATEEVLCRENCLEILDCGHTCKKLCHEECGDCSVKVSKTLACGHEAQDIECSSTTKNIKCTALTTLVLPCGHELDVACGTRAEALRCTKKCMKTLDCGHICKKLCSEICGGCLVKVEKTIPKCGHVIEVILPSFAWM, from the exons ATGACGGGACCGCGAGAAAAGGACGTCAACCTGGGCTTGCAGAGACCGTCCGACACCAAAGGTCAAATGCTGAGTCAGAGCAGACCTGTCACTTCCAGGGAACTCGAGGACCTTCTCAAACTCCATCCCAAGGAGGCCGCTCAGAAGCTCCTGCATCGAAGGTCTAGTTGCCTTTTGGTTCAGAAGCAGGAAGTGCAGGCTGAATCTCTGATGCTCCTGGTCCAAGTCCTTGCCCATGTCGCAGCTAGTTCCTGGAAGGAGAACATCGGTGAACTGATCCTCTTGATGTGTGAACAAAGATTCTTCGACAGGATGTGTTCCCATACCATGAGAATAAGAAGGATTTACCCTGAAAAATGCCATGATTTCCTTAAACACTTGTTTATCCTTTTAGAAGCTTATGCTGAAGCAATGATAGTTGTTGCTGTGGACAGTCTGTCGAATCTGATTGACATATGTATGGCAGTGTTACCAGTAACTGAGGATGCAGACTTGTTAAAGAAATATGAACAGTTACAGAAATTGATTTTGGAAGAGCAGCAAAAGTGGTACAACGACGGCCCTGGAAGGAAGGGAGCGATTTCCCTTTTGGATAATGCGGAACCTCCAGAAGATTTCAGAGAAGTTCCTTCATTTCCAACATGTGAAGAACTTCTTAAAAGACGAAAACCCTTCTTTCGCAGGAATGTCACAAAGGGAGCgtacaaagataataatcattacttagATGTACAGTTCCGGTTGCTACGTGAGGACTTCACAAGACCTCTAAGAGAAGGCATCAATGATTTCAAAGAAGGTGTTCGCAACAGAGATATCAGAGTTTACAAAGATGTTACTATCAGCAAACCTGTCATCAAACAAGGGGAAATCATGCACATAGCCCGTGTGAAGCTTCCGAAGAATATCAGTTTTAAAAAAAGCAAGCGACTGATGCATGAGAACTTACTGTGTCTCAGCAACGATGGTTTTAAAACGTTGCTCCTTGGAACAGTTGCTGATACTGACGATCTGGAATGCAAAGGATTCCTGGGGATTAAATTGATTTCTGATCATCAGATGGTAGACCTCAAAGGCAGTTTTGTCATAATAGAGTCCAAAGCATACTTTATGGCTTACAGATACGTCCTCCAAGGCTTGAAAAACCTGACAGATAAAGTACCATTCGAGCCATACATCATCCATGTAAACCCAAATGTCGACATCCCAGAGTACTTAAGGAAGGATACATTATATGACTTACGTGTTGTCAAGGATCTGGGGCTCATGGTCAAGCCAGCCATGGTTAAGAAACCTACATcctctcccctttgcaatgttccTATGAGGAGTGACCTTGACACATGGCCCACATCAGAGGAACTTGGCTTGGATGACTCGCAACGTCGAGCTTTGCACAATGCTCTTACTCGATGTTTTGCAGTCATCCAGGGACCTCCTGGAACTGGAAAAACCTTCATTGGCCTTAAGATTACGCAGATATTGCTCCATAATAGCCATATCTGGAATCATAAAGTTAAATCTAGCCCAATACTGATTATCTCCTTTACAAACCATGCATTGGATCAGTTCCTCGAGGGAATATCAGAATACACTAACAAGATTGTCCGAGTGGGAAGCAGAACCAATAGTACAACTATAGCTAGATTCCAGATCAAACATATAGTAAGATCGTTACGAATAACACGTGTAACCCGAGAGCAcggagtaaaagaaataaaacaagagataGAACACGtagagaaaaagattaaaaaactTCAAGTGAGAGCAGAGTGCCTTGAGTGCCCACCAGGAATCTTAAGACTGAATGAATTTGTGACAGTTATTCCAAAGATTTTCATGTTGCAGCTACGTGAAGCACCTCTGTCACTTTGGCTGTTAGATCAGCGCCTACTGGGAGAAGCCAAAATGAACGTGAAAAGGCAGAACAAAGTCTTCAAACCAGCTTGTAATGTGCCTTCAGACCTCCAGTTTGAAGTAACTTTCGAGTCTctagagaaacagaggaaagagtTCGAAAGCAACAAGAATGTATTGGCACAGATGGGCATCCACTTTCTTCTACGTCAGATGGAAGCCTTGCAAATAGGTCTCCAGATCCACGAAGACCCAGACAAGATTGTCGAATTGGAGAAAACATGTGACAACGTCTGGAGACTGGGAATCGTAAGACGTTGGCAACTGTACAAGCACTGGGTAAGGAAAGTTCGCTGCCAGGTGTTGGACGAGTCATCTTCCGCAGTAGACTCTCACAGGAAATTGAGTGAAGATTTGCAAAAATGTAAAAATGAGTTGTCATTATATGCCATGAAACAAGCATCTGTTGTAGGTATGACAACTACTGCAGCTGCCAGAAATGCACAAGTTCTGAAAGATCTTGCTCCCTCTATAG TGATTATTGAAGAAGCAGCAGAGGTCTTGGAATCACATGTTGTAACTTCTCTCACGACACAGTGCAAGCATGTTATCCAGATAg GCGACCACCAGCAGCTTCGACCAAGTGCGACAGTCCACGAATTGGCCACGAAATATGAACTTGAAATCTCCCTCTTTGAGAGAATGATTAGAAATGGATTGCC CTTCGCGACCCTGGAATTCCAACACCGGATGAGACCAAGCATTTCAACGCTGCTTGTGCCGTCCATTTACCCGGCACTGAAAGACAGTCCTTCCGTAAGGGACTTCCCTCACATCAGGGGGCTTCAGAAGGacgtgtttttcttctctcatacGTATCCGGAagaaaag CTTCAGCAGAAAGACCCAGAGTGCAAAGATGTGAAGATTTGTGTCTTGGACAATTTTCAGGGTGAAGAGAACAAGATCATACTGCTCTCTTTGGTTCGCAACAATGACAAAGGTGTCGTTGGGTTCCTCCACACTAAGAACAGAGTGTGCGTTGCTCTGTCACGGGCCAAACATGGCTTCTATATCGCCGGCAACATGGACATGCTCACGGCTTCTAGTGATCTGTGGAGGAAGATCAAACAGGATCTTGTCAAAGGGGAATCCTTAGGGAATGCCCTGGTCCTCAAATGTGAAAATCACCCCGAAAACTTTCAGTCTGTGAAGTGTTATGAGGATTTCTTGGCTAAAAGTCCCAATGGAGGTTGCCTCATGCAATGTGGCCAAAAACTGCCTAACTGTGATCATCTCTGTGAGTGGAACTGCCACATGAACGACATGCAACACACGAAGTACAAGTGCAGTAAACCTTGTTCTAAGGTGAGATGTGATTTAAACCACCCCTGTCCAAAATTATGCTGGCAAAAATGTGGCCCCTGTGGAACTATCGTAACCAAGACCTTCCCTTGTGGCCACACACCTACACTGCCTTGTAAAGAGGAAGCTTGCCCAACATTAGTAGAGAGAGTGATGGCATATTGTCAGCACAGGGTCACTGTGCCTTGTCACTCACAGGAAGAGGTAATACCTTGTCCAGTTGAGTGCGACAGTCGCCTTGCATGCAGTCATATGTGTAGGCTGAAGTGCCACGCCACGGAGGACCCAGACCATCAGAACTACATTTGTAAGAAGAAATGCCTCAAGCTCAGACGTGGATGCACACAAGATCACCGATGCCCCCAAACATGTGGAGAGCCATGTGTCTTATGTCTCATACCAGTGACAAAACTGCTTCTTTGTGGTCATGAGGCGAAACAAATAGAGTGCCATTTGCCGGTACATGAAATTCGGTGCTCGGTAAAAGTCGGTAAAATTCTTGCATGTGGCCACGAAGCACAGGATGTTGAGTGCAGCAGCATCAAAAGCATCAAATGTACAGTCTTAACGACTCAGACCCTGCCATGTGGGCATGAGGTTAATTATGCGGCATGTGGTGCAGCAACAGAGGAAGTCCTATGCCGTGAAAACTGCCTGGAAATCTTAGATTGTGGTCATACCTGCAAAAAACTTTGCCATGAAGAATGTGGCGATTGCTCGGTAAAAGTCAGCAAAACTCTTGCGTGTGGCCACGAAGCACAAGATATTGAGTGCAGCAGCACCACCAAAAACATAAAATGTACAGCCTTAACAACTCTGGTTCTGCCATGTGGACATGAGCTAGATGTGGCATGTGGTACAAGAGCAGAAGCCCTAAGATGCACTAAAAAGTGCATGAAAACCTTAGACTGTGGTCACATTTGCAAAAAGCTTTGCAGCGAAATATGTGGCGGTTGTTTAGTGAAAGTTGAAAAGACAATACCGAAGTGTGGCCACGTCATTGAGGTAATTCTCCCAAGTTTTGCATGGAtgtga